CGTCGAGGACGCCGACGAGGTCGCCGAGGCCGTGCGCCGCTACGCGCTGCGCTACCGCCAGCTCGCCCACGACCCCGCGCGGATCGTGCTGCGCGTCACCGTCGACCGCACGATGTCGTCGGCCTACATGCGCTCCTGACCCGCCGGCGCGTGCTCGCCGGACCCGGGGGAGTCAGACCACGACCGCGGTCTCGTCGCCCTCCGGGGTGGCGACCGTCACCCGTGCGCCGCGCTGGAGCTGGCGCCCGCGGCGTGTCTCCACCTCGCCGTCGACGAGCACGTCGCCGTCGGCGACCAGGTCGCGGGCGTGCGTGCCCGACTCGGCGAGGCCGGCGAGCTTGAGGAACTGGCCCAGCCGGATGACGTCGTCACGGATGGGGACCTCGATCGGGGTGTCCATGCGTTCATTGTCCGGGACGCGCGGACCGGGCCGCGACCGCCGACCTAGACTGGGACGGTGATCCAGCGCATCGACCTTCGGGGTCAGTCCCTGTCCCGTG
This Isoptericola jiangsuensis DNA region includes the following protein-coding sequences:
- a CDS encoding RNA-binding S4 domain-containing protein, producing the protein MDTPIEVPIRDDVIRLGQFLKLAGLAESGTHARDLVADGDVLVDGEVETRRGRQLQRGARVTVATPEGDETAVVV